One segment of Gopherus flavomarginatus isolate rGopFla2 chromosome 8, rGopFla2.mat.asm, whole genome shotgun sequence DNA contains the following:
- the LOC127056606 gene encoding G-protein coupled receptor 83-like isoform X2: protein MTRPLHQSLPYFPQVTGVLETFDHSSSLANLMSIYQAANRTAFNWTDSRIVEWEKFAELAKYEPEFQKPTVKALLIVAYSVIIIISLFGNMLVCHVVIKTKRMHSATSLFIVNLAVSDIMITLLNTPFTLVRFVNSTWVFGKAMCHISRFVQYCSLHVSTLTLTAIALDRHQVILNPLKQRMSLTRGVLSISVIWLMATCFSLPHAIYQKLFQYNYREATVRSLCLPDFPEPAELVWKYLDLSTFLLLYLLPLLIITITYTHLAKKLWLRNAIGDITTQQYITHHKNKKKSIKMLVLVVVVFAVCWFPLNCYVVLISSLGIKTKNSLYFALHWFAMSSTCYNPFIYCWLNESFRSEIKSLLSMCQKVPQTQDNVLPAVIMAYREAWIEQARYKQRTSSQSIRSTTNVQTVNTDL from the exons ATGACTCGCCCCCTACATCAGTCGCTTCCCTACTTTCCCCAGGTCACAGGAGTTCTGGAGACATTTGACCATAGCTCTTCCTTGGCTAACCTCATGTCAATCTACCAGGCAGCCAACAGGACAGCCTTCAACTGGACAGACAGCCGGATTGTTGAGTGGGAGAAGTTTGCTGAGCTGGCCAAGTATGAACCAGAGTTCCAGAAGCCCACAGTGAAAGCTCTTCTAATCGTGGCATACTCAGTTATCATCATCATATCCCTGTTTGGCAACATGCTGGTCTGCCACGTGGTGATCAAGACCAAGAGGATGCACTCAGCCACCAGTCTCTTCATTGTCAATCTGGCAGTGTCCGATATCATGATCACTCTGCTCAACACTCCTTTCACTTTG GTTCGGTTTGTGAACAGCACGTGGGTTTTTGGAAAGGCCATGTGTCATATCAGCCGCTTCGTGCAGTACTGCTCTCTTCATGTCTCCACACTCACCCTGACAGCCATAGCTCTGGACAGACATCAG GTTATTCTGAATCCACTAAAGCAAAGGATGTCACTAACAAGAggagtgctgagcatttctgttaTCTGGCTGATGGCAACCTGTTTCTCCCTGCCCCACGCAATCTATCAGAAGCTTTTCCAGTACAACTACCG ggaAGCTACTGTCCGGAGTTTGTGTCTTCCTGATTTTCCTGAGCCTGCAGAACTGGTGTGGAAATACTTAGACCTTtccaccttcctcctcctctacctCTTGCCCCTTCTGATCATCACCATCACCTACACACACCTGGCCAAGAAGCTGTGGCTGCGCAATGCCATTGGGGACATCACCACGCAGCAGTACATCACCCACCACAAGAACAAGAAGAAAAGCATCAAGATGCTGGTGTTGGTTGTGGTGGTCTTTGCTGTCTGCTGGTTCCCACTCAACTGTTATGTAGTGCTCATCTCCAGCCTTGGCATCAAGACCAAAAACTCCCTCTATTTTGCTCTGCACTGGTTTGCCATGAGCAGCACTTGTTATAACCCCTTCATTTACTGCTGGCTGAATGAGAGCTTCCGCTCAGAAATCAAGTCCTTACTCAGCATGTGCCAGAAGGTCCCGCAAACACAGGACAATGTGTTGCCAGCTGTGATCATGGCCTATCGAGAGGCCTGGATCGAGCAAGCCAGGTACAAGCAGAGGACTTCCTCACAGAGCATTCGCTCCACCACAAATGTGCAGACAGTCAACACAGATTTGTGA
- the LOC127056606 gene encoding G-protein coupled receptor 83-like isoform X1 has product MTRPLHQSLPYFPQVTGVLETFDHSSSLANLMSIYQAANRTAFNWTDSRIVEWEKFAELAKYEPEFQKPTVKALLIVAYSVIIIISLFGNMLVCHVVIKTKRMHSATSLFIVNLAVSDIMITLLNTPFTLVRFVNSTWVFGKAMCHISRFVQYCSLHVSTLTLTAIALDRHQVTMKGLFFPGEMMVTVKSLLQVILNPLKQRMSLTRGVLSISVIWLMATCFSLPHAIYQKLFQYNYREATVRSLCLPDFPEPAELVWKYLDLSTFLLLYLLPLLIITITYTHLAKKLWLRNAIGDITTQQYITHHKNKKKSIKMLVLVVVVFAVCWFPLNCYVVLISSLGIKTKNSLYFALHWFAMSSTCYNPFIYCWLNESFRSEIKSLLSMCQKVPQTQDNVLPAVIMAYREAWIEQARYKQRTSSQSIRSTTNVQTVNTDL; this is encoded by the exons ATGACTCGCCCCCTACATCAGTCGCTTCCCTACTTTCCCCAGGTCACAGGAGTTCTGGAGACATTTGACCATAGCTCTTCCTTGGCTAACCTCATGTCAATCTACCAGGCAGCCAACAGGACAGCCTTCAACTGGACAGACAGCCGGATTGTTGAGTGGGAGAAGTTTGCTGAGCTGGCCAAGTATGAACCAGAGTTCCAGAAGCCCACAGTGAAAGCTCTTCTAATCGTGGCATACTCAGTTATCATCATCATATCCCTGTTTGGCAACATGCTGGTCTGCCACGTGGTGATCAAGACCAAGAGGATGCACTCAGCCACCAGTCTCTTCATTGTCAATCTGGCAGTGTCCGATATCATGATCACTCTGCTCAACACTCCTTTCACTTTG GTTCGGTTTGTGAACAGCACGTGGGTTTTTGGAAAGGCCATGTGTCATATCAGCCGCTTCGTGCAGTACTGCTCTCTTCATGTCTCCACACTCACCCTGACAGCCATAGCTCTGGACAGACATCAG GTAACAATGAAGGGACTTTTCTTTCCCGGGGAGATGATGGTCACTGTGAAGTCTCTACTGCAGGTTATTCTGAATCCACTAAAGCAAAGGATGTCACTAACAAGAggagtgctgagcatttctgttaTCTGGCTGATGGCAACCTGTTTCTCCCTGCCCCACGCAATCTATCAGAAGCTTTTCCAGTACAACTACCG ggaAGCTACTGTCCGGAGTTTGTGTCTTCCTGATTTTCCTGAGCCTGCAGAACTGGTGTGGAAATACTTAGACCTTtccaccttcctcctcctctacctCTTGCCCCTTCTGATCATCACCATCACCTACACACACCTGGCCAAGAAGCTGTGGCTGCGCAATGCCATTGGGGACATCACCACGCAGCAGTACATCACCCACCACAAGAACAAGAAGAAAAGCATCAAGATGCTGGTGTTGGTTGTGGTGGTCTTTGCTGTCTGCTGGTTCCCACTCAACTGTTATGTAGTGCTCATCTCCAGCCTTGGCATCAAGACCAAAAACTCCCTCTATTTTGCTCTGCACTGGTTTGCCATGAGCAGCACTTGTTATAACCCCTTCATTTACTGCTGGCTGAATGAGAGCTTCCGCTCAGAAATCAAGTCCTTACTCAGCATGTGCCAGAAGGTCCCGCAAACACAGGACAATGTGTTGCCAGCTGTGATCATGGCCTATCGAGAGGCCTGGATCGAGCAAGCCAGGTACAAGCAGAGGACTTCCTCACAGAGCATTCGCTCCACCACAAATGTGCAGACAGTCAACACAGATTTGTGA